One Gloeobacter morelensis MG652769 DNA window includes the following coding sequences:
- a CDS encoding transposase translates to MSKTRRSFTPEFKLQVVREVEAGSTVAQVARLQALHPNLVTHWCMQYRNNPHAAFVHSSAGQKRQEQRIAKLKQMVGKLTMENQFLKKVLERSEMQVKERKSPPYDNAFAESFMKTLKYEEVLLNEYTSYREVKENVASEAIAFIHRIFAARRV, encoded by the coding sequence ATGTCCAAAACCCGTCGTTCCTTCACACCGGAGTTCAAACTTCAGGTTGTTCGAGAAGTGGAGGCTGGTAGCACTGTTGCCCAGGTCGCTCGACTTCAGGCCCTGCATCCCAATCTCGTTACCCATTGGTGCATGCAATACCGCAACAATCCTCACGCTGCCTTTGTGCACTCTAGTGCCGGCCAGAAACGTCAGGAGCAGCGCATTGCTAAACTGAAGCAAATGGTGGGCAAGCTCACCATGGAGAACCAGTTTTTAAAAAAAGTCTTGGAGCGCTCAGAGATGCAGGTCAAAGAGCGGAAGTCACCTCCATATGATAATGCGTTCGCAGAGTCATTCATGAAGACCTTGAAGTATGAAGAGGTGCTGCTAAACGAGTACACAAGCTACAGGGAAGTCAAAGAGAATGTTGCCTCAGAAGCGATTGCATTCATCCATCGGATATTTGCCGCCCGTCGAGTTTGA
- a CDS encoding mannose-1-phosphate guanyltransferase, translated as MRAVLMAGGSGTRLRPLTCDLPKPMVPILNRPISEHILNLLKRHGVDEVIATLYYLPDVMREYFRDGSDFGLRMTYAVEEEKPLGTAGCVKNIENLLHETFIVISGDSLTDIDLSAAVAFHKEHGSKATLVLARVPDPMEFGVVITDAHGRIVRFLEKPSTSEVFSDTVNTGTYILEPEVLEYLPADTEVDFSKDLFPKLLAKGEPMYGYVAEGYWCDVGSLDTYREAQYDALAGKIRLEHGYRQHAEGIWIGDNTIVDPSVHLEAPLIIGHNCRIGPRARLSAGTIIGDNVTVGAAADLKRPVIWNGAIIGEEVHLRGCTIARGARVGRRAQLLEGSVVGALTTVGDEAVIAPEVRLWPSKKVEVGAHVTMNLIWGTTAIRNLFSQRGVSGLANVEITPEFAVKLGAAYGATLKPGAQVQVSRDQRAISRMISRSLVSGLMSVGVNVQNLEATAIPIARYVAPMLEVNGGIHVRVHPEHNDRTLIEFFDSQGINLGKSREKKIESAFFKEDFRRARIDEIGEITYPSRTLEFYGAGFIDHLSAVALRNSPARVVIDYAYGVSGAVLPTLLGKLGCEAVVLNAALTPNAPPTSKQRESLLTQLGNVVEALQATFGVQIFANGERFTLVDEAGAAIKDEQLTALLVELVLTDSPRSVVVIPTEVSGVVEQIAHRHDGRVVRTKASPTALMEAAAATNNVALAGSAEMGFIFPQLHPGFDAMFAVARLIEMLAEQERSLSQTRQDLPRIHHRHHVIHCPWNAKGAMMRQLVESHPEESLELMDGVKVHFSKEDWVLILPDAGEPLVHIYSNGHNRESVERLARKYREVVQEFTRDRR; from the coding sequence ATGCGCGCAGTACTGATGGCGGGCGGTTCGGGCACACGGCTGAGGCCCCTGACGTGCGATTTACCCAAGCCGATGGTTCCGATTCTCAACCGCCCGATCTCCGAGCACATCCTCAACTTGCTCAAGCGCCACGGCGTCGATGAAGTGATTGCGACGCTGTACTATCTGCCGGATGTCATGCGCGAATATTTTCGCGACGGCAGCGACTTCGGTCTGCGCATGACCTATGCGGTCGAAGAAGAAAAGCCGCTCGGCACCGCCGGTTGCGTCAAAAATATCGAAAACCTGCTGCACGAGACGTTCATCGTCATCTCGGGCGATTCGCTCACCGACATCGACCTTTCGGCGGCGGTCGCCTTTCACAAAGAACACGGCTCGAAGGCGACGCTGGTGCTCGCCCGGGTGCCCGATCCGATGGAATTCGGCGTGGTGATCACCGACGCCCATGGCCGGATCGTGCGCTTTCTCGAAAAGCCTTCCACCAGCGAAGTGTTCTCAGATACGGTCAACACCGGCACCTACATCCTGGAGCCGGAGGTGCTCGAATACCTGCCCGCCGACACCGAGGTCGATTTTTCCAAAGATCTCTTTCCGAAGTTGCTCGCCAAGGGCGAGCCGATGTACGGCTACGTGGCCGAGGGCTACTGGTGCGATGTGGGCAGCCTCGACACCTACCGCGAAGCCCAGTACGACGCCCTGGCGGGCAAGATTCGCCTGGAGCACGGCTACCGGCAGCACGCCGAGGGCATCTGGATAGGCGACAACACCATCGTCGATCCGAGCGTCCACCTGGAAGCGCCGCTGATCATCGGCCACAACTGCCGCATCGGCCCGCGCGCCCGGCTCTCCGCGGGCACGATCATCGGCGACAACGTCACGGTGGGGGCTGCGGCCGACCTCAAGCGCCCGGTGATCTGGAACGGCGCCATCATCGGCGAGGAAGTGCACCTGAGGGGTTGCACGATCGCCCGCGGGGCGCGGGTCGGCAGGCGGGCGCAATTGCTCGAAGGCTCGGTGGTCGGAGCGCTTACCACGGTGGGCGACGAGGCGGTGATCGCTCCCGAGGTGCGCCTTTGGCCTTCGAAGAAGGTCGAAGTGGGTGCCCATGTGACGATGAACCTGATCTGGGGCACCACGGCGATCCGCAATCTGTTTTCGCAGCGCGGTGTGAGCGGCCTGGCGAACGTCGAGATCACCCCCGAATTCGCCGTCAAGCTGGGGGCCGCCTACGGCGCCACCCTCAAGCCCGGCGCCCAGGTGCAGGTGAGCCGCGACCAGCGCGCCATCTCCCGGATGATCTCGCGCTCGCTGGTCTCGGGATTGATGAGCGTCGGAGTGAACGTCCAGAACCTGGAGGCCACCGCCATCCCGATCGCCCGCTACGTCGCCCCGATGCTCGAAGTGAACGGCGGCATCCACGTGCGCGTCCACCCCGAGCACAACGACCGCACCCTCATCGAATTTTTCGATTCCCAGGGGATCAACCTCGGCAAGAGCCGCGAGAAAAAGATCGAATCGGCCTTTTTTAAAGAAGATTTCCGGCGCGCCCGCATCGACGAAATCGGCGAAATCACCTACCCCTCGCGCACGCTCGAATTCTACGGTGCCGGGTTTATCGACCACTTGAGCGCGGTTGCCCTGCGCAACAGCCCCGCCCGGGTGGTGATCGACTACGCCTACGGCGTTTCCGGGGCCGTGTTGCCGACTTTGCTCGGCAAACTGGGCTGCGAGGCGGTCGTCCTCAACGCCGCCCTCACCCCCAACGCCCCTCCCACCAGCAAGCAGCGCGAGAGTTTGCTCACCCAGTTGGGCAATGTCGTCGAAGCGCTGCAGGCCACCTTCGGGGTGCAGATTTTCGCCAACGGTGAGCGTTTCACGCTGGTGGACGAGGCCGGAGCCGCCATCAAAGACGAGCAGCTGACGGCGCTGCTGGTCGAACTGGTGCTCACCGACAGCCCGCGCTCGGTCGTGGTCATTCCCACCGAGGTCTCCGGCGTCGTCGAGCAAATTGCCCACCGCCACGACGGCCGCGTAGTGCGCACCAAGGCGAGCCCGACCGCGCTGATGGAGGCGGCGGCGGCCACCAACAACGTCGCGTTGGCGGGTTCGGCGGAGATGGGTTTTATCTTTCCGCAGCTGCACCCGGGCTTCGATGCGATGTTCGCGGTGGCGCGTCTTATCGAGATGCTGGCCGAGCAGGAGCGCTCGCTCTCCCAGACCCGCCAGGATCTGCCGCGCATCCACCACCGCCACCACGTCATCCACTGCCCCTGGAACGCCAAAGGGGCGATGATGCGCCAGTTGGTCGAATCGCACCCCGAGGAGAGCCTGGAATTGATGGACGGCGTGAAAGTGCACTTCTCCAAAGAAGACTGGGTGCTGATCCTGCCGGATGCGGGCGAGCCGCTGGTGCACATCTACAGCAACGGCCACAACCGCGAATCGGTCGAGCGCCTGGCGCGCAAGTACCGCGAAGTGGTGCAGGAGTTCACCCGCGACCGCCGCTAG
- the glpX gene encoding class II fructose-bisphosphatase codes for MEKSLGLEIIEVVEQAAIASARLMGKGLRNEADGVAVKAMRDRMNEIYMRGRIVIGEGERDDAPMLFIGEQVGICTQPNAAEMCSIDELIEIDIAVDPCEGTNLVAEGRQGSMAVLAISEKGGLLGAPDLYMKKLAAPPQAKGKVHIDYPATKNLQIIAECLDRAIEDLVVIVMKRDRHKDLISEIRSTGARVRFIDDGDISAALSAGINGTGVHALMGIGAAPEGVISAAALRCLGAHFQGQLIYDPDVVQTGLLKGTKAEIEEQLKAQGVEQPDKVWEAEELASGKNVLFAACGITDGDFIKGVRFFTGSARTETMVISSQSNTVRFVDTVHILDPAHHASLVI; via the coding sequence ATGGAAAAATCCCTTGGCTTGGAAATTATCGAGGTAGTCGAGCAGGCCGCGATCGCGTCGGCCCGCCTGATGGGTAAAGGACTCAGAAACGAAGCGGACGGCGTTGCCGTGAAGGCGATGCGCGACCGCATGAACGAAATTTATATGCGCGGGCGGATCGTGATTGGCGAAGGCGAGCGCGACGACGCCCCGATGCTCTTTATCGGCGAGCAAGTGGGCATCTGCACCCAGCCCAACGCCGCCGAGATGTGCAGTATCGACGAACTGATCGAAATCGACATCGCCGTGGACCCCTGCGAGGGCACCAACCTGGTGGCCGAGGGCCGGCAGGGCTCGATGGCGGTATTGGCCATCTCCGAAAAGGGCGGTCTGTTGGGGGCACCTGACTTGTACATGAAAAAGCTGGCCGCTCCGCCCCAGGCCAAAGGCAAGGTCCATATCGACTACCCGGCCACCAAAAATTTGCAAATCATCGCCGAGTGCCTCGATCGCGCCATCGAAGATTTGGTGGTGATCGTCATGAAGCGCGACCGCCACAAAGACTTGATTAGCGAGATCCGCTCGACGGGTGCGCGGGTGCGCTTTATCGACGACGGCGATATCTCGGCGGCTCTTTCGGCGGGCATCAACGGCACCGGCGTGCACGCGCTGATGGGCATCGGCGCGGCCCCCGAAGGGGTCATTTCCGCTGCCGCCCTGCGCTGTCTGGGGGCGCACTTCCAGGGCCAGCTCATCTACGATCCCGATGTGGTCCAGACCGGCCTGCTCAAGGGTACCAAAGCCGAAATCGAAGAGCAGCTCAAAGCCCAGGGCGTCGAGCAGCCCGACAAAGTCTGGGAGGCTGAGGAACTCGCTTCCGGCAAGAATGTGCTCTTTGCCGCCTGCGGGATTACCGACGGCGATTTTATCAAGGGCGTGCGCTTTTTTACCGGTTCCGCCCGCACCGAGACGATGGTCATCTCCAGCCAATCCAACACCGTCCGCTTCGTGGACACCGTCCACATTCTCGACCCGGCCCACCACGCCTCGCTGGTGATTTAG
- a CDS encoding DUF1796 family putative cysteine peptidase: MYRFQLIAHTQTGECIGLVGSAPELGRWDVTKCIRLRTSAELYPLWRTDAAIKFRSASKGTQSQRVEYKYVRLGPDGSAQWEAIGPDRWVPVPSGRRSCVTVDDGAFGYLQPHPFGCAKLPAVAHRSEQGEGLKIVVIGSSVALGYKAWLLEGWASLLGKTLLQKYGHRLVNVSEAGANVGTTAARFAAAVAPERPDVVVISLSLGNEGFAHCPPSERRTVQRRFESGLRRLVQMAQDLGALAILGGVYPHGDYAPEHHRLLWETHLRMAHWGVPVLDWLAAVDDGRGCWKPGISFDPAHPNTIGHRLMYEAIDLRLFCIGTDELEAQKRRFRQRPETPIYLDGLGFRVSGSSGQQRLWIANASPHIYTVDTGWQALQTALRCKAVLTPGVYIAEEAAPGEPAFLAVGDDGAIETTIVVPPGAALEYRHALERCLQDERALLFHDGYLWIVREDEHRFRVINESDHEYNIHPMWPEVRAAFKALPPGVYEDPVDPRAPFRTAMIGYNGLESRVKAPPRSAVSFRYTCELSARRRVAIVPLGDRCAVRMLLYKIGYDGPAFPFDLTRTVSIAEVADMIARRFEGMWDPALLCYSPEAGRIYHTRWTGLSFAHEVEATDDARHDLSPVHERMRIRYTARCERFWYTLRSCDEVLFVRTGVADRGGVMDLVEKLEQACEGKPFYLLVLSPQSSQEFSGLPKVVHYDLEFNPDRMYEDPGYWLFCTETMRGILNALDVSSRNLFWCPPTPPQPAPQGLCTME; this comes from the coding sequence GTGTACCGATTCCAGCTCATCGCCCACACCCAGACTGGCGAGTGCATCGGCCTCGTCGGTTCCGCCCCCGAACTGGGCCGGTGGGATGTCACGAAATGTATCCGCCTGCGCACGAGCGCTGAACTCTATCCGCTGTGGCGGACGGACGCAGCGATCAAGTTCCGGTCGGCATCAAAGGGCACGCAGTCCCAGAGGGTCGAATACAAATACGTCCGCCTCGGCCCGGATGGCAGCGCCCAGTGGGAAGCGATCGGCCCCGACCGTTGGGTGCCGGTCCCTTCCGGCCGCCGCTCCTGCGTCACGGTGGACGATGGTGCCTTTGGTTACCTGCAGCCCCATCCGTTCGGGTGCGCCAAGCTGCCCGCCGTCGCGCACCGCTCCGAACAGGGCGAAGGATTGAAGATTGTCGTCATCGGCAGTTCGGTTGCCCTGGGCTACAAAGCCTGGCTGCTGGAGGGCTGGGCCTCGCTGTTGGGGAAGACCCTGCTGCAGAAGTACGGGCACCGGTTGGTAAACGTGTCGGAGGCGGGCGCGAACGTCGGCACGACAGCGGCCCGGTTCGCCGCGGCGGTGGCCCCCGAGCGACCCGATGTCGTTGTTATCTCCCTGTCGTTGGGCAACGAGGGATTCGCCCACTGTCCCCCCTCCGAACGGCGGACGGTGCAGCGCCGCTTCGAGAGCGGGCTGCGGCGGCTTGTGCAGATGGCGCAGGATTTAGGAGCGCTTGCCATCCTGGGCGGGGTCTATCCCCACGGCGACTATGCCCCCGAACACCACCGGCTGTTGTGGGAGACGCACCTGCGCATGGCCCATTGGGGTGTACCGGTGCTCGACTGGCTCGCGGCGGTGGACGACGGACGGGGGTGCTGGAAGCCGGGGATCAGCTTCGACCCGGCCCACCCCAACACCATCGGCCACCGCCTGATGTACGAGGCGATCGACCTGCGTCTGTTTTGCATCGGCACAGACGAACTGGAAGCACAAAAAAGGCGCTTTCGGCAGCGGCCCGAAACCCCCATCTATCTCGACGGCCTGGGATTTCGCGTCTCGGGCAGCAGCGGGCAGCAGCGCCTGTGGATTGCCAATGCGTCGCCCCACATCTACACCGTCGACACCGGCTGGCAGGCACTGCAAACGGCCCTGCGCTGCAAGGCGGTATTGACACCGGGTGTCTATATTGCGGAGGAGGCCGCTCCAGGAGAGCCCGCCTTCCTGGCGGTGGGGGACGACGGTGCCATCGAGACGACGATCGTCGTTCCGCCCGGCGCCGCACTGGAATATAGACACGCCCTCGAGCGGTGCCTGCAGGATGAACGGGCACTGCTGTTCCACGACGGGTACCTGTGGATTGTGCGGGAGGACGAACACCGCTTTCGGGTGATCAACGAATCGGACCACGAGTACAACATCCATCCGATGTGGCCGGAGGTGCGCGCCGCCTTCAAGGCCCTGCCGCCGGGTGTCTACGAGGATCCAGTCGATCCTCGCGCGCCGTTTCGCACCGCGATGATCGGCTACAACGGCCTGGAAAGCCGGGTCAAAGCGCCGCCCCGCTCCGCCGTGTCCTTCCGCTACACCTGCGAGTTGTCCGCGCGCCGCCGCGTCGCGATCGTGCCGCTCGGCGACCGGTGTGCCGTCCGGATGCTGTTGTACAAGATCGGGTACGACGGACCGGCGTTTCCGTTCGATCTGACGCGCACGGTCTCGATCGCCGAAGTGGCAGACATGATCGCCCGCCGCTTCGAAGGCATGTGGGACCCCGCCTTGCTGTGCTACAGCCCCGAGGCAGGCAGGATTTACCACACCCGCTGGACGGGGCTGTCCTTCGCCCACGAAGTCGAAGCCACGGACGATGCCCGGCACGATCTCTCTCCCGTCCACGAACGCATGCGCATCCGGTACACGGCGCGCTGCGAACGGTTCTGGTACACCCTGCGCAGTTGCGACGAAGTGCTCTTCGTGCGCACGGGCGTCGCCGATCGCGGCGGTGTGATGGACCTTGTCGAAAAACTCGAACAAGCATGCGAGGGCAAGCCGTTTTACCTGTTGGTCCTCTCCCCACAGTCCTCGCAGGAATTTTCGGGACTGCCGAAGGTGGTGCACTACGATCTGGAGTTCAATCCCGATCGCATGTACGAGGATCCGGGTTACTGGTTGTTCTGCACAGAGACGATGCGCGGCATCCTCAACGCGCTTGACGTCTCGAGCAGGAACCTGTTCTGGTGCCCACCCACTCCCCCTCAGCCCGCCCCGCAAGGGCTCTGCACTATGGAGTGA